The Arachis hypogaea cultivar Tifrunner chromosome 14, arahy.Tifrunner.gnm2.J5K5, whole genome shotgun sequence genome has a segment encoding these proteins:
- the LOC112741908 gene encoding uncharacterized protein isoform X1, with the protein MNLRSHTYYIGMRLKKLMVYGFTMKMNVKKLQISLIVLSPLSPGWQAKLIFNSHQIVVPNFHFHCSRRNRKPNNHQSSTLLQRGRGLGLWSVSLLILALLNDAIPLN; encoded by the exons ATGAACTTAAGAAGCCATACCTATTATATCGGAATGCGGCTCAAGAAGTTAATGGTATATGGTTTTACAATGAAGATGAATGTGAAGAAGTTGCAAATCTCTTTAATAG TTCTTTCACCTCTGTCACCGGGCTGGCAAGCAAAGCTAATATTCAACTCTCATCAGATAG TTGTTccaaatttccattttcattgtaGTCGCAGAAACAGAAAACCAAACAATCATCAATCTTCAACCCTTTTGCAG AGAGGAAGAGGGTTAGGACTGTGGAGTGTGTCACTGCTCATTCTAGCTCTCCTGAACGATGCAATACCTCTAAACTAG
- the LOC112741908 gene encoding mRNA-decapping enzyme-like protein isoform X3, with amino-acid sequence MHLIMNRQNTDNLVENLLDFEYELKKPYLLYRNAAQEVNGIWFYNEDECEEVANLFNSSFTSVTGLASKANIQLSSDSCSKFPFSL; translated from the exons ATGCATCTGATAATGAATCGACAAAATACAG ACAACCTAGTAGAGAATCTATTGGATTTTGAGTATGAACTTAAGAAGCCATACCTATTATATCGGAATGCGGCTCAAGAAGTTAATGGTATATGGTTTTACAATGAAGATGAATGTGAAGAAGTTGCAAATCTCTTTAATAG TTCTTTCACCTCTGTCACCGGGCTGGCAAGCAAAGCTAATATTCAACTCTCATCAGATAG TTGTTccaaatttccattttcattgtaG
- the LOC112741908 gene encoding mRNA-decapping enzyme-like protein isoform X4: MHLIMNRQNTDNLVENLLDFEYELKKPYLLYRNAAQEVNGIWFYNEDECEEVANLFNRILSEYSKIPPNAFFHLCHRAGKQS, from the exons ATGCATCTGATAATGAATCGACAAAATACAG ACAACCTAGTAGAGAATCTATTGGATTTTGAGTATGAACTTAAGAAGCCATACCTATTATATCGGAATGCGGCTCAAGAAGTTAATGGTATATGGTTTTACAATGAAGATGAATGTGAAGAAGTTGCAAATCTCTTTAATAG GATACTTTCTGAATACTCAAAGATACCTCCAAATGCA TTCTTTCACCTCTGTCACCGGGCTGGCAAGCAAAGCTAA
- the LOC112741908 gene encoding uncharacterized protein isoform X2 — protein sequence MNLRSHTYYIGMRLKKLMVYGFTMKMNVKKLQISLIVLSPLSPGWQAKLIFNSHQIVVPNFHFHCSRRNRKPNNHQSSTLLQGLDLLQLLLIEEEG from the exons ATGAACTTAAGAAGCCATACCTATTATATCGGAATGCGGCTCAAGAAGTTAATGGTATATGGTTTTACAATGAAGATGAATGTGAAGAAGTTGCAAATCTCTTTAATAG TTCTTTCACCTCTGTCACCGGGCTGGCAAGCAAAGCTAATATTCAACTCTCATCAGATAG TTGTTccaaatttccattttcattgtaGTCGCAGAAACAGAAAACCAAACAATCATCAATCTTCAACCCTTTTGCAG GGTTTAGATCTTCTTCAACTCTTGTTAAT AGAGGAAGAGGGTTAG